The Vibrio gazogenes DNA segment GAACATCAACATAGCGCTGTTTGGTTGCGCATCCATTCTTTGAAAAATGAGTGGACCAGAGGATGGTTTTCTGGGGTTCGAATCCCTCTTCACCGACCACTTTCAGAGCCTCGGTTTTTGTGCCGGGGGCTTTTTGTATCGCTCATCACCTTATTGTCTGCTTTCACCATATACCCACGAAAATAGTACGTTTTTTCGGTTATTAGTTTTTTGAATAAATTCAGTTTCATAGCATTGTGGATATGCGCAATGGGGAGTTTAGTATAATTGACTAGGTTGTCAGGTTATCGAATGTAAAAATTTAGTTAATACAATGATGGTATTAATAGCCAGCGTGAGTGGTTATTTTGGTCTAATATATTGTATGTATGTTTTGTATTGGATGATTCCTATCTATATCCGATGTTTTATTAGCATTTCTATATGTACTTATGTTGCATTGATCTATAAAACTAATTAGTTTTTTATTCTGTATTTTCAATTTTATTTATATTTCAAACTGATGACGATTACATTTCTAGGTCGTGTTTTTTATTTTTTTAAATAAGAATAATGCACAAAAAAAGCATTTTTATTCGATTTTTATCGCGGTTTTTCCGATTATACTGAATTTATATACTATGTTTATTGCTTTTTTTTGAAATTTTTGCACAATGATAAGCTTTGTGAGTAATCAGCAGAATATGCTGATATGAAAGGATTCAACTCTTTCGGCTCGGAATTTACTGCGAGTCAGAGGTCAAATTTGTCATGTCTCTTTTAGAAGTTAAAAATCTTCAAATCGAATATCCGTCACGCCACGGAGTACATGCCGCAGTGAAATCTCTTTCTTTTCAGATTGAGCGCGGAGAAATCGTCGGTGTCGTCGGTGAATCCGGGGCGGGGAAATCAACGGTCGGTAATGCTGTCATTGATCTGCTTAGCCCTCCTGGCGTGATTGCCGGTGGTGAGGTTTATTTAAATGGTGAAAAGATTTCGGGCCTGTCACCGGAGCAGATGAGACGTGTGCGGGGATCGAAAATTGGATTTATTTTTCAGGATCCGATGACATCATTGAATCCGCTCTTTACGGTTGAGCAGCAATTGAAAGAAACGATTCATGCCAACATGAAAGTGACGGATGAAGAAGCCTATCAGCGTGCTCTTGCTCTCATGCAGCAAGTTGGTATTCCTCAACCTGAGAACCGCTTGAAACAATACCCACATCAGTTTTCCGGAGGCATGCGTCAGCGAGTCGTCATTGCCATTGCACTGGCAGGTGAACCGGATTTGATTATTGCTGATGAACCAACCACTGCACTGGATGTTTCGATTCAGGATCAAATATTAAGCCTGATTCGGGAGTTATGTGTACAGAATCAAGTCGGCTGTATGCTTGTCACCCATGATATGGGGGTGGTGTCGAATGTCACCGATCAGGTCGCGGTGATGTATCGTGGTGATCTGGTTGAATTCGGACCGACAGCACAAGTTTTGGGAACACCGCAGCACCCTTATACCAAGAGCCTGATTTCAGCCGTCCCCCGTTCGGATATCAAGCTTGATCGTTTTCCTCTGGTCAGTTACATCGAAGAAGCCAGTGAAATGGAACCGCTGGATATTAAGAATCACTGGCTTGGGCAACGTCAGGATCAGCGTGACTATTCCGGTGCATTATTGAAGGTTGAAGATGTTAACCTGCGTTTTGTGACCAAAGATTCCTTGTTTGAAAGTCGGCGTGAGTATGTGCAAGCTTCAAACCATGTGAGTTTTGATGTGATGGAAGGTGAAACCTTCGGTTTGGTCGGGGAGTCTGGTTCAGGTAAATCAACCATTGCACGCATTATTGCCGGTTTGTATGTACCAAACTCTGGGAAAATAACCTTTGAGGGGATCGATCTCACCGCTCTCACTTCAGAAAAAGCGCGTCGTCCGCTACGTCGTCAGATGCAGATGGTTTTTCAAAATCCGTATACTTCAATGAATCCTCGCATGAAGGTGTTTGATATTATCGCTGAGCCGATCCGGTTTCATCATTTGACTAAAAACGAATCTGAAACGCGTCAGATTGTTTATGACTTGCTGGATCATGTTGGTTTGGGACGAATGGCGGGTATCAAGTATCCGCATGAGTTCTCCGGTGGACAACGCCAACGTATTTCAATCGCGCGGGCTTTGGCGACGCGGCCCCGATTATTGATTTGTGACGAACCCACATCTGCGCTGGATGTTTCGGTTCAGGCACAAATCCTGAATTTGTTGAAAGACTTACAAGCAGAATTGAATTTAACCATGCTCTTTATCAGTCATGATTTACCGGTGATTCGCCAAATGTGCGATCGGGTTGGCGTGATGAAGATGGGAACATTACTGGAAGTTGCACCGACAGAAACGTTGTTTTCTGCACCGCAACATGAATATAGCCGTCAGTTAATCTCTCTGATGCCTGAATTTACAGGGCTGAAAGAAGATATTGCGGCAATGCGTTGATCTTAACCCCAAAAGACAAAAGCAAACACACGAAGGGATGAAATTCCCGCATAAGGAGTTATGCAATGAAAATGATAAAAACGAAACTAGCTGTAGCATTGATGGCTGTTGGACTGAGTTTTTCAGCCGCTGCTGCCGATATTACAATTGCTTATGCAGCTGATCCGGTGTCTATGGATCCTCAGGAACAGTTGTCTGAAGCGACCTTACAATTGTCTCACATGGTGTTCGATCCCCTTGTTCGCTATACCCAGTCTAAAGAGTTTGAACCCCGTCTGGCGACAAGTTGGGAACGCATCAATGACACCACCATGCGCTTCCATTTGCGTCATGGTGTGAAATTCCACACCGGTAACCCTTTTTCCGCGGATGATATTATCTGGACGTTCAATCGTCTGAAATCGTCAGGGGATTATAAAGGGATCTTTGCTTCAATCGATAAAGCCGTCAAAGTTGATGATTATACCGTTGATCTGGTGACCAAAGGCCCTTACCCACTGATTCTGCAAAATGCGACTTATATTTTCGCGATGGATAGCAAGTTCTATTCAGGCAAAACCAAAGATGGCAAAGACAAATCAGAAATTATCAAGCACGGTAATTCTTTCGCCTCCACGCATGAATCGGGTACGGGGCCATTTGTTGTTACCTACCGCGAGCAAGGCGTAAAAGTTGAGTTTGAACGGTTCAAGGATTACTGGGATAAAGATTCAAAAGGCAACGTTGATCACCTCACATGGGTCCCAATCAAAGAAGATGCAACGCGTGTTGCTGCCCTGTTGTCCGGCGATGTTGACATGATTGCACCGGTTGCACCCAATGATCTGGATCGAATTGATGAAGCGAAAGGCATTGATTTGGTGACAATTTCCGGTGAACGGATTATCACTTTCCAGATGAATGAGAAAAGTCAGCCGGCCTTTAAAGACAAGCGTGTGCGTGAAGCAGTGACTTATGCCGTCAATAATACCGGGATTGTGAAAAAAATCATGAAGGGTTTTGCGACCACCGCAGCACAACAGAGCCCGGTGGGGTATGCGGGTCACGACCCAGATCTGAAACCACGTTATGACCTGAAAAAAGCCAAAGCGCTGATGAAAGAAGCCGGATATGAAAAAGGCTTTACCATCTCGATGATTGCACCGAATAACCGTTATGTGAATGATGCAAAAATTGCACAAGCAGTTGCTTCAATGTTGTCTAAAATCGGTATCAAAGTCGATCTGAAAACCATGCCAAAAGCACAATACTGGCCAGAGTTTGATAAATGTGCCGCAGATATGCTGATGATTGGTTGGGCTTCAGATACACAGGATTCAGGCAACTTTTCTGAATACCTGACAATGACACGCAATTCTGATACGGGTAAAGGCCAGTATAACTGTGGCTATTATTCGAACCCAGAAGTTGATCGTCTGGTCGAAGCATCCAATGTTGAAACGGATTCAGCCAAGCGTTCAACGATGCTAAAAGAAGTTGAAGCGAAACTGTATCACGATGCCGCATTTGTACCGCTACACTGGCAAAACCTTGCCTGGGGCGCTAAATCCAATGTGGATATCAAACCTGTTGTGAACTCGATGAATTACCCTTACTTGGGTGATCTAGTCGTTAAAGAGTAACAATACCTGCTTAGCCAGCTTGATATCTTGTTGATCGATAAATTGTGTTGATCGATTGATTGTGATTGAGTGCTGGCTTGTATTTGTTTTCCTGTTATTACGGTGCTTATTTCATTCAGTCGGATAAGCACCTTTTTCAGACTGAACTCTCGTTAAAGTCATTTGGCTTGTAGCGAGGTCACAGATAGCCAAGGGGCAATATATGTTCTCTTTCCTGCTCAAGCGTCTGGTTCAGGCGTTTGTCGTTATGTTTGTCATTAGCTTAGTCGCTTTTGCCATTCAGGATAATTTAGGTGATCCATTGCGTGAGCTGGTGGGTCAGTCCGTATCAGAAGCACAGCGACAGGTTCTTCGTGATGAAATGGGGCTCAATGACCCATTTATGGTGAAGTATGTCCGGTTTATCAAAGCGGCATCTCACGGTGATCTTGGGACGTCATATTTCTTTAAGCGTCCAGCACTGGATGTGATTTTGGAAAAGCTGGTCGCAACACTGGAGTTGGTGTTTGGTGCTGCCGCAATTATTATTTGCCTGTCGATTCCTCTTGGTGTTTATTCAGCGATCCATCCGAAAAGTTTTTTTTCCAAGCTGATTATGGCGGGTAGTAGTATCGGTATTTCGATTCCTGTTTTTCTGACCGCAATTATGTTGATGTATATTTTTTCGATTGAATTGGGGTGGTTGCCTTCTTATGGTCGGGGTGACACAGCCAATGTTTTGGGATGGGAGTCAGGCTTCTTTACACTCGATGGTTTAGCACACCTGATTCTACCGTGTGTCTCACTGGCATCGATAATGTTGCCATTGTTCATTCGTCTGGTTCGCTCGGAAATGCTGGAAGTTCTGAGTTCGGAATACATTAAGTTTGCTAAAGCAAAAGGATTGGCATTACGTAAGATTTACTATCGTCATGCTCTGAAAAATACCATGTTACCGGTATTGACGGTTGGTGGGGTACAGCTCGGCACGATGGTCGCTTATACCATCCTGACCGAGACGGTTTTTCAATGGCCGGGGACTGGCTTTCTGTTTCTGGAAGCTATCAATCGGGTCGATACACCATTGATTACCGCTTATGTTATTTTTGTCGGTCTCATTTTCGTGGTGACGAATACCATTGTCGATCTGCTCTATGGATTGATTAACCCGACCGTAAACCTCACCGGAAAAGGAGCATGATGATGAAAGAGGCCGTATCTGCCCCGTCTCTCTGGGAGCGCTTTAAAAAATCGGATTTTCTCTACTATTTTTCTCATGACAAAGTCGCGATGTTCAGCTTTGCTGTTTTTCTCACTTTTGTTGTGGTTTCTCTGTTGGCACCCGTGATTGCCCCGACTAATCCTTATGATCTGACGTCGTTGGATATTATGGATTCGGAAATCCCACCGGCATGGATGCCCGACGGGGATAGTCGTTTCTTACTTGGTACCGATGATCAGGGTCGCGATATTCTCTCGACGATGTTATATGGTTCTCGACTCTCCTTGACTATCGGTTTTTTGGCGGTGGCACTACAACTGTTTCTCGGCATTATCATCGGCCTTTCATCCGGGTATTTCGGTGGCCGGATAGATAGCTTTTTGATGCGTTTTGCCGATGTGCAGTTATCTTTTTCAACCATGATGGTTGCAATCATTGTTTCGGCAATTTTTAAGGCAAGTTTCGGGAGTGAGTTCTATAGTGAATATGCGGTGATTATGCTGGTTGTTATCATCGGTATTGCCGAATGGCCACAATACGCAAGAACGATTCGTGCTTCTGTACTTGCCGAGAAGAAAAAAGAGTATGTTGAAGCAGCCCGCGTGATGGGATTTAAATCACTGCGAATCATGTTCCGTCACATCCTGCCCAATTGCTTATCCCCGATTTTGGTGATTTCAACGGTTCAGGTTGCCAATGCGATCATGTCTGAAGCGGCACTTTCTTTCCTCGGTCTTGGATTGCCGGTTGACCAACCATCGCTTGGCTCGCTGATTAGTATCGGTTTTAATTATATTTTCTCCGGTTCATGGTGGATTACAGCATTCCCCGGCGTTGTGTTGGTTCTGTTGGTTCTGGTGATTAACCTGCTTGGTGACTGGCTCCGGGATGTTTTTAATCCTAAAATTTATAAAGGATGATGAAAGTCTATTGATTTATCGATGAAAGTTTTCCTAAACTGAGCCGTATAATAAAAAGATACGGCTCTTTTTTTGCATGTTTCTTCGTATCGTATTGGAGCAAGGTTGTGATCGATTGATTATTTGACAACTTAAAATAATGAAAGGATTTTGTTGTGAACGTGATGATAAAGGTCACCAGAAATATCCTGATGGGTTCTGCCTTATTTTCTTGTATTTTTGGGGCTCATTGGGTAAACGCACAAGAAGAATTTCTTTGTGATGCGACACAGGCATCTACACAAGAGCTTCCCACATTAGACAAAAATTGTCCGGTAGGCGAAGGCCTATGGGGAAAAAGCCGACCTCGGAGTCAGAACTCAATGTTCTGGATTCAGTGTGGTATTTTTAGTCAGCCGATGCCGTTAGCTGATGCAAAGATACTTTATCGACAAATTTCTACGGATGTCTGGATGAAACCCGGTGCCAATCAATATCGTTGCTTGATCGGCCCGTATAATGATATTCGCAAAGCCAGACAGGAACTCAAGAAAGTTCGTCGGTTGAAAGCATATCACGAAGCATTTATCCGGGAGGTTCGTAAACCGCAACAAGGAGCGGCGAGAACCTCCACATCATCGAAATCTGCTGTGGCTCAACAGCGCGCGAGTCAGCCTCGTGCCGCCCGACAGCCATCTACATCGCCTCAGCCACCTCAAGCGGCCAAAACGCCAACGGCACCGGTGGCAAATCAGGCAGCAACAGCCCCGAAGGCTCGCGTTCCCAAAGCAAAAGACGTGGTTATCCGTAAGCAAACGGTCATTGCCGGGGTAACATATGTGATTCCTTTTCTGGGGGTGAAAGCATCCCAGTTTTATATGGAATATGAAATTCCTTGGAACCGGTTGAGCTATGAACAAGCCTATGCGACCTGTCAAAAAATTGGCATGAAAATGGCGACGGAGAGTCAGTGGAAACAACTGTTGGCATCTCAAGTGATGAACCGGGAGCAGTGGCCTCTTTACCTGCCTTATTGGGGACGTGACAAGAAAGGGATGTTCACCAACGGCAAAGTCAGCCAGTTGAAAGGCTCATCGCTGCTGAATGTGGTGTGCGTCCAATAAGATTATCATCTCGGCCATTCACAACACCTTTTAAGTGGCAATTTTAAGTACCAATGATTTCAATTTTCAATGATGATGAACATCAAAGAAGATGATATTTCCTATCAAATGATAATGAATATTATTTATTTTTTTTACTAATCGGGTAAAATCCACTTTTTGCTATCCCTGTTTGTAAAGGAATTCATTCATGCTTAAAAGGTTTATGACGCTTTTTTTGATTTTATTTGTGCCTCAGGTTGTTGCTCAGGTGACAACGGTGACCGACGTATTAGGTCGTCAGGTCACTCTTGATCTACCAGCTAAACGTGTCGTGCTCGGTTTTTATGGCGAAGACTATATGGCCATCGGTACGGAAAAGTCATTTGATCATGTGGTAGGAATGTCAAAAGGGATTTGGGAGCAGTGGCGCCCAGCGAACTGGGCGATGTATGTTGCGCATCGACCATCACTGGAAACCTTACCTGATGTCGGTAAAGTGGATACTCAGACATTCTCTGTCGAAAAAGTGATTAGTTTGCACCCTGATTTGTTGGTATTGGCTGAGTGGCAATACAAAGGCCTAGGCAGTGATGTGGGCCGTATGGAACAAGCGGGAATCCCGGTGATTGTGATTGATTACAACGCGCAAACGCTTGAGCGGCATATTGAAAGCACGTTAATTATCGGCCAGATCACCGGTCAGGAAGCGCGCGCACAGAAAATTGCAACTGAATACAAAAACATGATTCAGTTGGTGAAAGATCGTCTGGCGAAGGCCAATCGACCCAAACCAACCATCTATGCTGAGTTTGGTTTTCCGGGAACGAAAGAATATGGTTACACTTTCGGCAAAAATATGTGGGGTGCGATGGCCGAAGTTGCCGGGGGAGAAAACATCTCCAAGCCGTTTGTTGAATGGTGGGGACATTTGAATCCTGAGCAAGTTTTAGCCGCTCAGCCAGATGTTATACTGCTCACCGGTTATGAATTTGGTGGCGCTGATGATTCCATGATTATTGGTCAGAATGTTGATCGTGCGACAGCATTGGCCCGTTTGAAAGGGTACAAGCACCGTTTAGGTTGGGAGAGCCTGCCAGCGGTCAAGAATAACCGTATGATTGGCATCTATCACGGTGCTTCGCGCAGTATTATGGATGCACCAATGACACAGTATATTGCCAAAGCATTGTATCCGGATCTGTTTGCTGATCTGGATCCTGAAGCGGAATACCTCAACTTCTATAAGAAGTATCTGCCAGTGACACCAACAGGCACTTTTGCCGTTTCTCTGTAGTTCTTCTCCAATGAATAAAGCCGCTGGTTCACAGCGGCTTTTTATCGAATCTACCAAGTATCTAAATCGGCTTCGTTCATTAGAACTGACTCAGCTTATCGAAACAGACTCAGCTCACCGAAACAGATCAAGTCCCTTCGGCAGTCGCTGCTTTCATGGTGTTCACGACTTTATTCCGTTCTGAAATGACAATCAGTAATCGCTGCAATCCGATGAAGGCGAATAGCAAAATACCGATAATAATTTTGGTCCACCATGAGCTCAGTGTACCATCGAAGGTAATGTACGTCTGAATTAACCCTTGAATGAGCACCCCGAACAGAGAACCGAACACGGTTCCGACACCACCGGAAAGTAGTGTTCCTCCGATTACAACCGCAGCAATGGCATCCAGTTCGACCCCGACAGCAGCCAGCGGATAACCGGCAGAGGTGTAAATCGAAAATACAATCCCGGCCGTTGTCGCCAATAAGGTGGACAGCATGTAAATACCGATGGTGGTTTGCTTGACGGCAACACCCATCAATCCAGCGGAAACTGCATTCCCCCCAATGGCATACACATTATTACCAAAGCGAGTGCGATGAGCGACGAAAATACCGATAATCACCACGGCCAGCATAATGACTGCCAGCAAACTCAGGCGTCCGCCTCCGGCAATTTTCCACATACTGCGGGACAGCTCCCGGAAAAAGGGGTGAGTGATTGGCAGCGACTGTTCTGATATCAGGAAGCTGGTTCCCCGCAAGAAGAACATCCCGGCCAGCGTAATGATGAAAGGCGGGATTTTTAAGGTGTGAATTAACCACCCCATCCCGGCACCAAATGCACTGCCCATGATGAGAACAATCACGATGGCCAATTGTGGCGCAACCTGCCAGTCACCAATCATTTTCGCCAGAAAAACACCGGTAAACGCAATCACGGCACCAACGGACAAATCAATCCCACCGGAGAGTATGACAAAGGTCATACCAACCGCGACGATACCCAAAAAGGCATTGTCTGTCAGAATATTACAAATCACCCGGGTTGATGCAAAAGCCGGAAACTCAACCAAGCAAATCAGGTAGCCAATGATAAATACCAGAATGGTAATAACGAGCGGTAAATTACGCTTTATCATGTCGGCGTCCTCCTTTGAGCAGTTGCACCACGGCCGGAGATTGCATGATCAGCACCAACAAGACCACAATCGCTTTGACGATTTGATTCCATTGGGGCTGATAGCCGGAAAGCAGAATCCCAGTATTTACGCCTTGAATGATCAGTGCGCCCACAAGCGCAATAAAGAGATTGAAACGTCCTCCGGCAAGGGAGGTGCCCCCGATGACTACCGCGAGAATCGCATCCATTTCCAGCCATAACCCGGCATTGTTGGCATCCGCACCACGGATATCAGCCGCGACGATCATACCGGCAACCGCAGCCGTAATCCCACTGATCACGTAAGTTGAAATCACCACTGTTGGTGCATTAATACCGGCATTTTTAGCGGCTCGGATATTAATCCCGACGGACTCAATAAACAGACCTAATGCTGTTTTCTGAGTCAGCAGCCAGATTGCTGCTGCAACCACAATCGTGATGACCACTGGTGCTGGTAGATACAAGAAAGAACCACTTCCGATCCAAGCTAACGTTTCATTATTGAATGTCACGATTTGCCCTTCGGTAATCAGCTGGGCAATGCCTCGTCCGGCAACCATCAGGATCAGCGTGGCAACGATCGGTTGTATTTTGAAAACCGCGACCAGAAAGCCGTTCCACAAGCCACACAAAGCACCGGCCAGTAATGAGACCAGAATAATGACTGCAATCGGATAGCCCTGAGTTGCCAGACTGGCAAATGTTGCACCACTGATCGCCATCACGGCACCGACGGACAAATCGATCCCGCCGGTGGCAATCACCAACGTCATGCCAATGGTTAATAGTGCCACTGGTGAGCAACGGTTGAGGATATCAATCACGCTACCGAACAGTCGGCCATCTTGTATATTAATAGAAAAGAAGTTGTCTGCCGCGAGGCTATTGATCAATAGCACACAGATGAGGGCTGCGATCTGCGGCGTGCCTTTGGGTAATCTCTGCTGCCAGCCCGAGCTAAAATGAGCCCGTAAACTTGATGTATCCATAATGCGCCTCACATAGCAATCGCTTGCATGATATTGGGAACCGACAGATTTTCCGCTGGAATTTCTGCCACCTGTTTTCGATCTCTGAGCACAATCACCCGATCCGCGTAACCAACCAGCTCTTCTAGCTCTGAAGAGATGACCAGCAAGCCCAGTCCGTTAGCACACAAGGACTCAATCAGACGAATGATTTCCGCGTGTGCACCTACATCAATCCCTCGGGTTGGTTCATCGAGAATCAGAAACTTCGGCTTGGTTAATAACCACCGAGCCAGTAGCACTTTTTGCTGATTACCTCCCGATAAGAATTCGATCGGTTGTTCCATACTTGGGGTTTTGATTGATAACTGGCTGATAAAACGTTTTGACGCTTCTTCTTGTTCCGAGCGGGACAAGGGGCGGAACCAGCCGCGTTGAGCCTGAAGTGCCAGAATGATATTTTCACGCACCGATGCAGATGCAATGATACCGTCCGTTTTTCGGTCTTCGGGGCAAAAGCCGAATCCCAAAGAGGAGGCTTGTCTGGCGGAGCGAATTTTGATCGGCTTGCTTTTGATATAACTCTCACCGCTATCATTGGGCTCAATCCCGAAAATGACTTGTGCGGTTTCGGTTCTGCCTGAGCCAAGCAGTCCGGCTAAACCGACAATTTCACCGGGATAGATTTCCAGATCAAACGGCTCAATGGTGCCTTTTTTACCGAACTGAACAAATTTCGCAATAGGACTGTCACTGAGACGGGTTTTACCCACTCTTTCCAGAGCGTTGTCTTCGAGCTCACGGCCGAGCATCATTTTAATCAACTCGATACGGGGGAGTTTGGCTGTTTCCTCGGAACCGACCAACTCGCCATTTCTTAAAATCGTAATACGATCACTGACGGCATAGACCTGATCTAAAAAGTGCGTAATAAAGACGAGGCTAATCCCTTGGTCGCGTAAATCACGCATGATGCCGTACAGCATTTCCACTTCATTACTGTCCAGACTGGCGGTTGGCTCGTCGAGGATCAGAATTTTTGCAGAAAGTGACACGGCTCTCGCGATAGCGATAACTTGCTGAATCGCGACAGAAAAATGATTGAGCGGCTGAGTGACATCGATATTAAGGTTGTACTGTGTAACTATCTCCCGAGCCTTTGTCTGCATCGTTTTGCGATCTACTAACCCAAATTTTTTCGGTTCGTGACCAATGAACAGGTTATCCATAATGGACATATTCGGGAGCAGGTTGACCTCTTGATACACGGTACCGATTCCCAGCGCTTGCGCGTCAGCGGTACTTTGGGGATTGATGGGATTCCCCTCTAACAAAATGTCACCGCTGTCGCGCTGATAAACCCCAGTCAGCGACTTAATTAATGTGGACTTTCCTGCACCGTTTTCGCCAAGCAATGCCATGATTTCACCCTTTCTCAGCGTAAAATCAACGTTATTCAGGGCTCGTACTCCGGGAAAATATTTGCAAATCCCTTTGGCATGTAAAACGATGTCATTATTGTTTTCCAATGACATAATCACTCCAATTCTGGCT contains these protein-coding regions:
- the ytfR gene encoding galactofuranose ABC transporter, ATP-binding protein YtfR, which translates into the protein MSLENNNDIVLHAKGICKYFPGVRALNNVDFTLRKGEIMALLGENGAGKSTLIKSLTGVYQRDSGDILLEGNPINPQSTADAQALGIGTVYQEVNLLPNMSIMDNLFIGHEPKKFGLVDRKTMQTKAREIVTQYNLNIDVTQPLNHFSVAIQQVIAIARAVSLSAKILILDEPTASLDSNEVEMLYGIMRDLRDQGISLVFITHFLDQVYAVSDRITILRNGELVGSEETAKLPRIELIKMMLGRELEDNALERVGKTRLSDSPIAKFVQFGKKGTIEPFDLEIYPGEIVGLAGLLGSGRTETAQVIFGIEPNDSGESYIKSKPIKIRSARQASSLGFGFCPEDRKTDGIIASASVRENIILALQAQRGWFRPLSRSEQEEASKRFISQLSIKTPSMEQPIEFLSGGNQQKVLLARWLLTKPKFLILDEPTRGIDVGAHAEIIRLIESLCANGLGLLVISSELEELVGYADRVIVLRDRKQVAEIPAENLSVPNIMQAIAM